TATATATGACCGAGCGCTTAATACCCGATGATTCAAAGTACGCGGTAGTCACCTTCGACATAAAAATCGACGGAAAGATGATAAACCCTGCGTATGAGGTGCTGCGCATTGACGTTGCCCATGCAATCAACCGTATCCCAACTGCGCGCGTTGAGCTTGTTGCTTCAACGGACATGAGTAGCCCATTTGAGGCAAGCGAGTCAGATGACTGGGTGCCAGGTGCTGAAATTGAAATTGCAGCCGGCTATGGTGCCAAAAACAAAGTCATCTACAAAGGCCTGATTGTCAAACATGCAGTCAAGTTTGGTGGGGAGGAAGCGCCCGTGCTCCAGTTGACCTGTCAGGATAAAAGCACCCGGCTAACAGCGGGGCGCAAGAGCGCATGCTTCCTTAACAGGCGTGACAGCGATGTAATGGCGGAATTGATCAAAGACGCCGGCCTGAAAGCCGATGTAGAAGCGACCGCCCATATCCATACAGAACTTGTCCAGTATTACGCATCGGACTGGGATTTCATCCTGACCCGCGCGCAGGCAAACGGACTGGTTGTCATAGTCAACGATGGAACGGTTACAGTTGGAAAACCATCCACAGACGAAAAGGGCGTTGTAGCTTTAACGTATGGGGATTCCCTGCTCGATGCAGCCCTTGAGATCGATGCCGCGCTCCAGTTACCCGAAGTGCAGGCCAGCGCCTGGGACGTGAAGACGCAAAAAATGGTGACCGGGCATTCAAAAGAACCGGGATTAAAGGGGCCCGGCAATTTGAGCGGGAAAAAACTGTCGAAGGTTGTGGGCCAGAAAGTATACGAACTACGGTCTGATGGCGCTATCCCAGCAGGTGAATTGAAAACATGGGCTGATGCGGAATTAAGGTGGTCGCGGTTGGCCAAGGTGCAGGGTACCGTATCTTTTTTGGGAGAGGCCAAGGTTTTGCCTGGAAAATTGATTACGCTTGAAGGGTTAGGTAATCGATTTAATGGTGATGTATACGTATCTGCTGTCCGCCATACGCTAGCAGATGGGAGCTGGACTACAGAAGCGACTGTAGGAATGCCAATCGAAACGCACGCTGCGCAGCACGCTGGCATCGAGGCGCCGGCAAACGGCGGCTTGCTTCCGGGAATCTCCGGATTACACATTGGCATCGTCAGGCAAGTTGTTGACCCAATGGCGGAAGCCCGTGTGCAGGTAGCTATTCCTGCAATCAATGAGTTGGGCGAAGGCGTATGGGCGCGGCTTGGCAATATGTACGCTACAGCGGGTGCCGGCGCGTTTTTCATGCCGGAAGTGGGGGATGAGGTGATCCTCGGTTTTGTCAACGAAGACCCACGCTTTCCAATCATCCTGGGTAGCCTGTACAGCTCGCACAACAAGCCGCCTTATACGAACAACACCATGAAAGCGCTGGTTACCAATAGTCAGCTCAAGTTGGCGTTTGATGACGAGCAGCAAATCATCACGTTGGAAACCCCCGGGGGACAGGTGGTAACCCTGAGCGATGAGGCTGCGATGATAACGCTAAAGGATGTAAACAATAACCAAATCAAGCTCTCAGCTGATGGCATTACGTTGGACAGCGCAAAGGATATCACGTTGAAAGCCAGTGGTAATATCATCCTGGATGCCACAGCGGGTATTAAACAGACGGCCAATGGCGACATTAGACTAGACGGTAAAAACATTAATGCCCGTGCAAAAATATCGCTTTCTGCCAAAGGCAACGCCAGTGCTGAACTAAGCGCAGCCGGTCAGGTCACCGTAAAGGGGGCCATGGTGATGATTAATTAGGATGAATCGCCGATTCATCCGTATCCCGAACTAGATTCGGGATCCACAGTCAATAAAATCAGCAAGCCGCCGATTCATCCGTATCCCGAACTAGATTCGGGATCCACAGTCAATAAAATCAGCAAGCCGCCGATTCATCCGTATCCTGAACTAGTTTCGGGATCCAGAAAATAAAATCGCCAAAGCCATCCTGAATCAACAAAACTCAGTAAATACATGCCACCAGCAGCCCGAATAACAGACATGCACACGTGTCCGATGCAGACACCCGGCGTACCACCTATCCCACACGTAGGAGGTCCTATTACAGGCCCAGGCGTTCCAACAGTCATGATTGGTGGTATACCGGCGGCAGTACTGGGCGACATGTGCGTCTGTGTTGGACCACCCGATACAATCGTGAAAGGCTCATCAACCGTGATGATTGGAGGGAAGCCTGCAGCTAGAATGGGGGATACCACTGCCCATGGCGGCAGTATTGTCCTGGGGGCGCCAACAGTAATGATTGGTGGGTGAAGGGATTGGTTTGCTGGCTACGTGGCCTAACTCGCCTGAGTTAAGCCGATTATCTTCTTCAACAAATAACACGTTTTCGAATGATAGACCAGGTATTATATCTACTGAGCAACGAACTAAATACGCACTTTCGGATGAAGGAGACCTTGGCGTCTGAATTGAGCATCGTTGCCGGCCAGAAAGACCCTGGTGATCCGGGGCAGTTGGACAAATTGGTATTTACACTGGTGAACGTTGCGCCAGACAAGACACTAAAAAATATAAGAAACCCTATTGGTCTGGATCGTGTCAGGAGGGGGCCTTCATTAGGACTCCAACTCTATGTATTGCTGAAAGCAGATTTTGCAATGTATAGCACAGCATTGAACAGACTTTCACAAGCTGTAAGTTTTTTCCAC
This window of the Bacteroidota bacterium genome carries:
- the vgrG gene encoding type VI secretion system tip protein VgrG → MTERLIPDDSKYAVVTFDIKIDGKMINPAYEVLRIDVAHAINRIPTARVELVASTDMSSPFEASESDDWVPGAEIEIAAGYGAKNKVIYKGLIVKHAVKFGGEEAPVLQLTCQDKSTRLTAGRKSACFLNRRDSDVMAELIKDAGLKADVEATAHIHTELVQYYASDWDFILTRAQANGLVVIVNDGTVTVGKPSTDEKGVVALTYGDSLLDAALEIDAALQLPEVQASAWDVKTQKMVTGHSKEPGLKGPGNLSGKKLSKVVGQKVYELRSDGAIPAGELKTWADAELRWSRLAKVQGTVSFLGEAKVLPGKLITLEGLGNRFNGDVYVSAVRHTLADGSWTTEATVGMPIETHAAQHAGIEAPANGGLLPGISGLHIGIVRQVVDPMAEARVQVAIPAINELGEGVWARLGNMYATAGAGAFFMPEVGDEVILGFVNEDPRFPIILGSLYSSHNKPPYTNNTMKALVTNSQLKLAFDDEQQIITLETPGGQVVTLSDEAAMITLKDVNNNQIKLSADGITLDSAKDITLKASGNIILDATAGIKQTANGDIRLDGKNINARAKISLSAKGNASAELSAAGQVTVKGAMVMIN
- a CDS encoding PAAR domain-containing protein, with amino-acid sequence MPPAARITDMHTCPMQTPGVPPIPHVGGPITGPGVPTVMIGGIPAAVLGDMCVCVGPPDTIVKGSSTVMIGGKPAARMGDTTAHGGSIVLGAPTVMIGG
- a CDS encoding DUF4255 domain-containing protein, with the translated sequence MIDQVLYLLSNELNTHFRMKETLASELSIVAGQKDPGDPGQLDKLVFTLVNVAPDKTLKNIRNPIGLDRVRRGPSLGLQLYVLLKADFAMYSTALNRLSQAVSFFHDRPIFGQQHPALPEHVERVNIELEDTDLESASRLWTMLGERYMPSVLYKVRLLVDEQGPIDAPVSGME